A genomic segment from Actinomyces lilanjuaniae encodes:
- a CDS encoding DMT family transporter: protein MIVLGGVLLMSFDAALIRAVGLPAGVLSLWRGVLICAAMVLAASLCHAGGARQRWHNEWAAWGNGLMFGVASVAFVYSIESTSAANTLFIMATMPVWSAVLGRVFLRTSIDRPTVLAIMVSLVGMTIIFASQLSSAAGRGELLALLAAVSMSGGFVFSSRRRSSPFLTTAVGGALCALTAAVLLRGVEVPALGSWLPLVAEGFVVMPVGLVCLSVGPRLLPVHHVAIFVLAETVLGPVWVWMFFHENPGPASLVGGAVVIGAIVSLNMYYIRLSRKERVGAV from the coding sequence GTGATCGTGTTGGGCGGGGTCTTGCTCATGTCCTTTGACGCCGCCCTTATCCGGGCCGTGGGCCTGCCGGCCGGGGTGCTGTCGCTGTGGCGCGGGGTGCTGATATGCGCTGCCATGGTGCTGGCAGCGTCCCTTTGCCATGCTGGTGGCGCAAGGCAGCGCTGGCACAACGAGTGGGCTGCCTGGGGCAACGGGCTGATGTTCGGGGTGGCGTCGGTGGCCTTTGTGTACTCTATCGAGAGCACCTCCGCCGCCAACACGCTTTTTATCATGGCGACCATGCCGGTGTGGTCGGCAGTCCTGGGGCGGGTGTTTCTGCGGACTAGTATTGATCGGCCGACAGTTTTGGCGATCATGGTGTCGCTCGTCGGCATGACGATCATCTTCGCCTCACAGCTCTCCAGTGCCGCTGGTCGGGGGGAGCTGCTGGCCCTGCTGGCTGCGGTGTCGATGAGCGGCGGCTTCGTGTTCTCCTCGCGACGCCGGTCCAGCCCGTTTCTCACCACAGCGGTCGGCGGGGCGCTGTGCGCGCTCACCGCTGCCGTCCTCCTGCGCGGGGTGGAGGTTCCCGCCCTGGGATCATGGCTGCCCCTGGTCGCTGAGGGATTCGTGGTCATGCCAGTCGGCCTGGTCTGCCTGTCCGTGGGACCGAGGCTTCTGCCCGTGCACCATGTGGCGATCTTTGTACTGGCAGAGACGGTGCTGGGGCCAGTGTGGGTGTGGATGTTCTTCCACGAGAATCCCGGGCCGGCCTCGCTCGTGGGTGGGGCGGTGGTCATCGGGGCGATCGTCAGTCTGAACATGTACTATATTCGCCTTTCGAGGAAGGAAAGAGTAGGTGCGGTCTGA
- the purN gene encoding phosphoribosylglycinamide formyltransferase: MGTRMAPSATPAAAESEAAAPGTVCDRTGPVLRRARLVVLVSGAGSNLLALLEACEEPSYGAQVVAVLADRACAGFDHAARAGVPAQVVAPGDFPDRPHWDQALVRAVTAWEPDLVVCAGFMRLLGPGFLERLPGRVVNTHPSLLPDFPGAHAVRDTLAAGADRSGATLFWVDEGVDTGEHIAQVEVEVLPGDTEATLTQRIKAAETPQLVAQVGRLAREMVRGEGLQGAGAGADPEVAQDV, translated from the coding sequence GTGGGAACCAGGATGGCACCGTCGGCGACGCCCGCGGCGGCAGAGTCTGAGGCGGCAGCACCAGGCACAGTCTGTGACAGGACCGGTCCTGTGCTACGGCGTGCCCGGCTGGTGGTCCTGGTGTCGGGAGCAGGCTCCAACCTCCTGGCGCTGCTGGAGGCCTGCGAGGAGCCCTCCTACGGCGCCCAGGTAGTGGCGGTGCTTGCTGACCGCGCCTGTGCCGGGTTCGATCACGCCGCCCGGGCGGGCGTGCCTGCCCAGGTGGTGGCGCCCGGAGACTTTCCCGACCGGCCCCACTGGGACCAGGCCCTGGTGCGTGCCGTGACCGCCTGGGAGCCGGACCTGGTGGTGTGCGCGGGCTTCATGCGCCTGCTGGGTCCCGGCTTCCTGGAGCGCCTTCCCGGTCGTGTCGTCAACACCCACCCCTCGCTGCTGCCAGACTTCCCCGGCGCTCACGCCGTCCGCGACACGCTTGCCGCCGGTGCTGACCGTTCCGGCGCCACCCTGTTCTGGGTGGACGAGGGGGTGGACACCGGTGAGCACATTGCCCAGGTGGAGGTGGAGGTCCTGCCCGGGGACACCGAGGCGACCCTCACCCAGCGGATCAAGGCGGCCGAGACCCCCCAGCTGGTGGCGCAGGTAGGGCGCCTGGCGCGTGAGATGGTGCGGGGAGAAGGTCTCCAGGGAGCAGGCGCCGGGGCCGACCCGGAGGTTGCCCAGGACGTCTAG
- a CDS encoding IS110 family transposase yields the protein MIASAARTVPHTLKSISTSEEDATALRMLPAIDRDLARKINQAANRVRGLYTQVHPAS from the coding sequence GTGATCGCCAGCGCAGCCCGCACGGTGCCCCACACGCTCAAGTCCATCAGTACCTCGGAGGAGGATGCTACCGCCTTGCGCATGCTGCCCGCTATTGACCGGGACCTTGCCCGGAAGATCAACCAGGCCGCCAATCGGGTCCGGGGCCTGTACACCCAGGTCCATCCCGCTTCCTAG
- the sucC gene encoding ADP-forming succinate--CoA ligase subunit beta, giving the protein MDLYEYQARGLFGSHGVPVPGGVVATTADQAETAARDLLGEGGGLVVVKAQVKTGGRGKAGGVRLARSPAEARSHAEAILGMDIKGHVVGSVLVSQGVDIAEEYYVSILLDRARRQYLAMCSREGGMEIETLARERPQALAQVPVDPLEGLTPQVADRIVEAAGPFPGEVAAQVALTITRLWEVLTAEDATLVEVNPLVLTPQGEVLAVDGKVTLDDNARFRHPGHADLADVGARDPLEDRARQAGLSYVRLDGQVGVLGNGAGLVMATLDVVAAAGARHGGMRPANFLDLGGGSSAQAMAAGLEVVASDPQVRAILVNVFGGITSCDTVAEGIVSAVETLGGLPKPVVVRLDGNNAPLAHQILEEAAIDGVTVAGTMDGAADLVAAVAEQSAGQAAAAPAGRTRAEEAKR; this is encoded by the coding sequence ATGGATCTGTACGAGTACCAGGCTAGGGGACTGTTCGGTTCCCACGGCGTCCCGGTTCCCGGCGGGGTCGTCGCCACCACGGCGGACCAGGCGGAGACTGCCGCCCGTGACCTCCTGGGGGAGGGGGGCGGCCTCGTCGTGGTCAAGGCCCAGGTCAAGACCGGTGGGAGGGGTAAGGCCGGGGGCGTCAGGCTCGCCCGCAGTCCGGCCGAGGCCCGCTCCCACGCCGAGGCGATCCTGGGCATGGACATCAAGGGGCACGTGGTGGGCAGCGTCCTGGTCTCCCAGGGTGTTGACATCGCTGAGGAGTACTACGTCTCCATCCTCCTGGACCGCGCTCGCCGCCAGTACCTGGCCATGTGCTCGCGCGAGGGCGGCATGGAGATCGAGACCCTGGCCCGGGAGCGTCCCCAGGCCCTGGCGCAGGTGCCGGTTGATCCCCTGGAGGGGCTGACCCCGCAGGTAGCCGACAGGATCGTGGAGGCAGCGGGACCCTTCCCCGGGGAAGTCGCCGCCCAGGTGGCCCTGACCATCACCCGTCTGTGGGAGGTCCTCACCGCCGAGGACGCGACGCTGGTCGAGGTCAATCCCCTGGTGCTGACCCCTCAGGGGGAGGTCCTCGCTGTGGACGGCAAGGTCACCTTGGACGACAACGCCCGTTTCCGCCACCCCGGCCACGCCGACCTGGCCGACGTCGGTGCGCGCGACCCGCTGGAGGACAGGGCCAGGCAGGCGGGCCTCAGCTATGTGCGTCTGGACGGCCAGGTCGGCGTGCTGGGCAACGGTGCCGGGCTGGTCATGGCCACCCTCGACGTCGTCGCCGCGGCCGGGGCGAGGCACGGAGGCATGCGGCCGGCGAACTTCCTGGACCTAGGAGGTGGTTCCTCCGCACAGGCTATGGCTGCCGGCCTGGAGGTGGTCGCCTCCGACCCCCAGGTGCGTGCCATCCTCGTCAACGTCTTCGGGGGCATCACCTCCTGCGACACGGTGGCCGAGGGCATCGTGTCGGCCGTGGAGACCCTGGGCGGGCTGCCCAAGCCGGTGGTAGTGCGCCTAGACGGCAACAACGCGCCTCTGGCGCACCAGATCCTGGAGGAGGCCGCCATCGACGGCGTCACGGTGGCAGGGACCATGGACGGGGCCGCCGACCTCGTCGCCGCTGTTGCCGAGCAGAGTGCCGGGCAGGCTGCGGCCGCGCCTGCCGGGAGGACCCGAGCCGAGGAGGCCAAGCGATGA
- the sucD gene encoding succinate--CoA ligase subunit alpha: MSIFLTEADRVVVQGMTGSEGRRHTARMISAGTRVVAGVNPRKAGTTVAFDVAPVGPGAGRVVAGTLEVPVLGSVAEARASTGAEVSVVFVPPAAAKDAVTEAVDAGVRLVVVITEGIPVADATWMCAYARSRGVQVIGPNCPGIISPGRSNVGITPPDITGPGPVGLVSKSGTLTYQLMHELRDLGFTTCIGIGGDPVVGTTHIDALEAFEADPDTKLVVMIGEIGGDAEERAADYISRSMTTPVVAYVAGFTAPEGRTMGHAGAIVSGSSGTAQAKKIALEAAGVRVGETPSQTAQVARDLYRQMLGEQA, translated from the coding sequence ATGAGCATCTTCCTGACTGAGGCCGACCGTGTCGTCGTCCAGGGCATGACCGGCTCCGAGGGGCGTCGGCACACGGCCCGCATGATCAGCGCGGGCACCAGGGTGGTCGCCGGGGTCAACCCGCGCAAGGCGGGCACCACCGTCGCCTTCGACGTGGCGCCTGTCGGCCCCGGGGCGGGGCGTGTGGTCGCCGGGACGCTCGAGGTCCCTGTCCTGGGCAGCGTCGCCGAGGCCCGGGCCTCCACCGGCGCGGAGGTTAGCGTGGTGTTCGTACCTCCCGCCGCCGCCAAGGACGCCGTGACCGAGGCCGTGGACGCCGGGGTGCGTCTGGTGGTCGTCATCACCGAGGGGATCCCCGTGGCCGACGCCACCTGGATGTGCGCCTACGCCCGGTCCAGGGGGGTTCAGGTCATCGGCCCCAACTGTCCCGGTATCATCTCCCCCGGCCGCTCCAACGTCGGTATTACCCCGCCCGACATCACCGGCCCCGGCCCTGTGGGCCTGGTCTCCAAGTCGGGCACCCTGACCTACCAGCTCATGCACGAGCTGCGGGACCTGGGCTTTACCACCTGCATCGGTATCGGCGGGGACCCGGTGGTCGGCACCACCCACATTGACGCCCTGGAGGCCTTCGAGGCGGACCCGGACACCAAGCTGGTCGTTATGATCGGGGAGATCGGCGGGGACGCGGAGGAGCGCGCCGCCGACTACATCAGCCGGTCCATGACCACCCCGGTCGTCGCCTACGTCGCAGGCTTCACCGCCCCTGAGGGGCGGACCATGGGGCACGCCGGCGCTATTGTCTCCGGCTCCTCGGGGACGGCGCAGGCCAAGAAGATCGCTCTAGAGGCTGCGGGCGTGCGGGTGGGCGAGACACCCAGCCAGACCGCTCAGGTCGCCAGAGACCTCTACCGCCAGATGCTGGGCGAGCAGGCGTGA
- a CDS encoding prenyltransferase/squalene oxidase repeat-containing protein, with protein sequence MAAETGKPDLQDMARRALERFVVASNDETPPSLLDVTGAIHPLGEAMNGFDTVVWALGALALNNDTRKARSILDKLAAVAWAENFTRTGEVLISERRLATASAGVLLAVRAGSNIPIEAIEMFWDGVQFWDRVDAAGTPVKSLGASTHDLSWALMACRSLASHSEVGNRWLHRAEVIVTMLHNTVIPTAWHPGIWSRLDRNNRVSVLSEAAFARGDFSPFPAVLASDQALLLVALQGFTSNGADILRETARETLSSLHDPTGGVNYGQGSWFSTPTDPTVPLDRLVMVPPRSVSGYSVGNSTYVPTQNKHAYTQICALWAGTAASKEHTAEPPPGQSIQLIDFDARRPPVPRGTTPTPRLNLDAYLNWLERTRSGTGYGLTPYAAPLGFRADTSAQTFSMLHVLSDLTVLGRPLPDAKWISQCLIACRNPDGGFAERPGLPSEVFTTYCAVLSGLIARADFGAVDKTAHFLRSAQQHSGGFGNYPGVVEDIWHTNLAVLALVALHAEPKDSYRLTGFLRSCRNDDGGYGQRPGRISDAFATFRAIGSLLALGAEPEHVPQTITYLNSLQDPGGGFRYRRDATVSFVGSYHAIAGLYVLGMPVPDVDRCRRYILSRQEADGGFGRHANGTSETTDEGFIAVQALHMLNESLDRTWALMLT encoded by the coding sequence GTGGCCGCAGAGACGGGCAAGCCGGATCTTCAGGATATGGCCCGGCGGGCACTAGAACGCTTTGTTGTCGCAAGCAACGATGAGACACCCCCGTCACTACTCGATGTGACCGGCGCCATCCACCCTCTCGGAGAAGCAATGAACGGCTTCGATACCGTAGTATGGGCTTTAGGTGCACTAGCCCTGAACAACGACACCCGGAAAGCCAGGAGCATCCTGGACAAACTGGCAGCTGTCGCATGGGCAGAGAACTTTACTCGGACCGGTGAAGTCCTGATCAGTGAACGCCGACTCGCTACTGCCTCAGCAGGTGTACTTCTGGCAGTCCGCGCTGGCAGCAACATCCCAATCGAAGCGATTGAAATGTTCTGGGATGGAGTGCAGTTCTGGGACCGCGTAGATGCTGCGGGAACACCAGTAAAATCTTTAGGGGCCTCGACGCATGACCTCTCGTGGGCACTCATGGCTTGCCGTTCTCTCGCGAGTCACAGTGAAGTAGGTAACAGATGGCTTCATCGCGCAGAAGTTATCGTCACGATGCTGCATAACACAGTTATTCCTACTGCCTGGCACCCAGGAATATGGAGTCGCCTCGACCGCAATAACCGCGTCTCAGTACTGTCGGAAGCCGCATTTGCTCGTGGCGACTTCTCACCGTTCCCAGCGGTGCTTGCCTCTGACCAGGCCCTGCTTTTGGTGGCGCTTCAAGGGTTTACCAGCAATGGCGCAGACATCCTGCGCGAAACGGCTCGCGAAACTCTATCATCCCTGCATGATCCCACAGGCGGCGTCAACTACGGCCAAGGAAGTTGGTTCTCCACCCCGACTGATCCGACTGTACCGCTAGATAGGCTAGTGATGGTCCCACCCCGCTCGGTAAGCGGATACAGTGTCGGCAACAGCACCTACGTACCCACTCAGAATAAGCACGCCTACACGCAGATATGCGCGCTATGGGCGGGCACCGCTGCCTCAAAGGAACACACCGCCGAGCCACCCCCAGGGCAATCGATCCAACTGATAGATTTCGACGCACGACGCCCACCAGTACCCAGAGGCACGACACCAACGCCGAGATTAAATCTAGACGCCTATCTGAACTGGCTCGAAAGGACCCGAAGCGGCACCGGGTACGGACTGACGCCGTACGCAGCACCATTGGGGTTCCGAGCAGATACAAGCGCACAGACGTTCTCAATGCTGCACGTACTCTCAGACCTCACGGTACTGGGCCGCCCTCTGCCCGACGCAAAATGGATCAGTCAATGTCTTATCGCCTGCCGCAACCCTGATGGCGGGTTTGCCGAACGCCCTGGTCTCCCGTCAGAGGTATTCACAACCTACTGTGCCGTGCTCTCTGGTCTCATTGCGAGAGCCGATTTCGGGGCCGTGGACAAAACTGCCCACTTCCTGCGTTCCGCCCAACAACATTCTGGCGGCTTCGGTAACTACCCCGGAGTAGTAGAAGATATCTGGCATACCAATCTAGCAGTTTTAGCCTTAGTTGCACTCCACGCCGAGCCAAAGGATAGTTATAGGTTAACCGGTTTTTTACGCAGTTGCCGCAATGATGATGGAGGCTATGGACAGCGGCCGGGAAGGATATCGGATGCATTCGCAACATTCCGGGCAATCGGTTCCCTGCTCGCACTCGGGGCAGAGCCCGAGCACGTCCCACAGACCATCACATACTTGAATTCTCTACAGGACCCTGGAGGCGGTTTCCGGTACCGCAGAGACGCAACCGTCAGTTTCGTAGGCTCCTACCACGCAATTGCCGGCCTTTACGTGCTCGGAATGCCCGTGCCGGATGTCGACCGCTGTCGAAGATACATCCTGAGCCGCCAAGAAGCAGACGGCGGGTTCGGTAGGCACGCAAACGGGACCTCTGAAACCACAGACGAGGGATTTATCGCGGTGCAGGCGCTGCACATGCTCAACGAATCACTAGATCGGACATGGGCGTTGATGCTAACATGA
- a CDS encoding DUF6350 family protein, which translates to MSPRRLRPDDWGWALRAGVESAALGWVLVVLLTVLVFLATSSLDATAALTTGDALRTGTALWSLGFGGSLGLSQADSGVLSLPLTGLTLAQAAWTWSCVRRADLRGPVSGAWTVVSAAVVAGLASLAGPPGSRTWPAVLGLTALTAVVVAVQLQRRGRGSQRLSAWWDRRPHWVSPGLSLARGAAVALAVLTAAVLVVALVSGAGRASRLHDTLAGGGIVSTVGLLVLQAGWLPTAGVWACSWLVGSGFSVGTGSMFSPERVAAGPVPSLPLLGLLPTAPVGRVGLYLPLVVTVAAMVVAWRRRHVLSALRVRYAVAASLLAGTVLALTTGVACLAASGSVGPGRMVDVGPQTGYTVLLVFLEVSVGLGATAVLTHPYTRTWATEAVSGTTQAASDARHRVEARLGSAVGSGRYRHAAHPSAPSRDHGRQERTPQTETAVGEPGEPGSGSGSPE; encoded by the coding sequence GTGAGCCCCCGGCGCCTGCGTCCTGATGACTGGGGCTGGGCACTGCGCGCCGGGGTCGAGTCGGCGGCGCTGGGGTGGGTCCTGGTCGTTCTCCTCACCGTCCTGGTTTTCCTGGCGACCTCCAGCCTGGACGCCACCGCCGCCCTGACCACCGGTGACGCCCTGCGTACCGGAACGGCCCTGTGGAGCCTGGGCTTCGGGGGGTCTCTGGGCTTGTCCCAGGCGGACAGCGGCGTCCTCAGCCTGCCCCTGACGGGTCTGACCTTGGCGCAGGCCGCCTGGACGTGGAGCTGTGTGCGCCGGGCCGACCTGCGCGGTCCCGTCTCCGGTGCGTGGACCGTCGTGTCGGCGGCGGTCGTGGCCGGGCTGGCCAGCCTGGCGGGACCACCGGGCTCGCGCACCTGGCCCGCCGTCCTGGGACTGACTGCTCTAACTGCCGTGGTGGTGGCGGTCCAGCTGCAGCGGCGTGGTCGGGGGTCTCAGAGGCTGTCCGCCTGGTGGGACCGCCGCCCCCACTGGGTCTCCCCGGGCCTGTCCCTGGCACGGGGCGCGGCGGTTGCCCTGGCTGTCCTCACTGCCGCGGTCCTGGTGGTGGCGCTGGTCTCCGGTGCCGGGCGGGCCTCACGCCTGCACGACACGCTGGCTGGCGGCGGGATCGTGTCCACCGTCGGGCTGCTCGTCCTGCAGGCAGGCTGGCTGCCGACGGCGGGTGTGTGGGCCTGCTCCTGGCTGGTGGGCTCCGGCTTCTCCGTGGGGACAGGCAGCATGTTCTCCCCGGAACGGGTCGCCGCCGGTCCTGTCCCATCGCTGCCCCTGCTGGGGCTGCTGCCCACGGCACCGGTGGGGAGGGTGGGGCTCTACCTGCCACTGGTAGTCACGGTGGCGGCCATGGTGGTCGCCTGGAGACGGCGGCACGTCCTCAGCGCCCTGCGGGTCAGGTACGCGGTAGCGGCCTCCCTGCTGGCCGGGACGGTTCTCGCCCTGACCACGGGGGTGGCGTGCCTGGCCGCCTCCGGCTCGGTGGGGCCCGGTCGCATGGTCGACGTCGGTCCGCAGACCGGCTACACCGTCCTGCTGGTCTTTCTGGAGGTCTCCGTGGGCCTGGGGGCTACTGCGGTGCTGACACACCCCTACACCCGGACCTGGGCTACCGAGGCGGTGTCGGGGACCACCCAGGCGGCCAGCGACGCGCGCCACCGGGTGGAGGCGCGTCTGGGGTCGGCCGTGGGCTCCGGACGGTACCGGCACGCTGCCCATCCGTCCGCACCGTCCCGTGATCACGGGCGGCAGGAACGGACCCCTCAGACGGAGACGGCCGTCGGGGAGCCCGGGGAGCCGGGCAGCGGCTCCGGCTCCCCGGAGTAG
- a CDS encoding HAD family hydrolase codes for MLTSPVGLVTDLDGTVVFDGVADPQLPSFLRRVSQRGDVSVIVATSRAPRGVAEVLGDAVTCLDGMACFNGALLRLGSEERRHCMRRQHVRAVVDAAFRIGVPAYVDQGHSFTVLTPPGREKGLGSGLEHMRDYLDGRWCADPAQVPVDDVLKVTVVSRGLADSEGAVPGWGAGAAEGAGVLQALLGLRLDGVTAYPHEDGVVDVCAAGVDKSICMRLLPGGEALAATSSTAINEGTDVAGEPATTAHTAALLPQAVSTWVAAGNDVNDVAMIRAADVGITVGDGLEGVRARRQTVRVPSRPGAVVSVLERMLGL; via the coding sequence GTGCTGACCAGTCCGGTGGGCCTGGTGACGGACCTGGACGGTACCGTCGTCTTCGACGGGGTCGCAGACCCCCAGCTACCCTCCTTTCTCAGGCGTGTCTCGCAACGTGGGGACGTCTCCGTCATCGTGGCGACGTCACGGGCGCCCAGGGGCGTGGCCGAGGTGCTGGGAGACGCCGTGACCTGCCTGGACGGTATGGCTTGTTTCAACGGTGCACTCCTGCGCCTGGGGAGTGAGGAGCGGCGCCACTGCATGAGGAGGCAGCATGTGCGTGCCGTCGTGGATGCAGCGTTCCGTATCGGTGTGCCTGCCTACGTGGACCAGGGACACTCCTTCACAGTGCTTACGCCACCGGGTCGCGAGAAGGGGCTGGGCTCGGGGCTGGAGCACATGCGGGACTACCTGGACGGCCGGTGGTGCGCCGACCCGGCCCAGGTGCCGGTCGACGACGTGCTCAAGGTGACGGTCGTCAGCCGGGGGCTGGCCGATTCGGAGGGTGCCGTGCCCGGTTGGGGGGCTGGCGCCGCAGAGGGCGCAGGCGTCCTCCAGGCCCTGTTGGGTCTTCGTCTTGACGGTGTCACTGCCTACCCGCACGAGGACGGCGTGGTCGATGTCTGTGCGGCAGGGGTGGACAAGAGCATCTGCATGAGGCTGCTGCCCGGTGGCGAGGCGCTGGCCGCCACGAGCTCTACGGCCATCAACGAGGGCACAGACGTCGCGGGGGAGCCTGCAACCACCGCTCACACGGCCGCTTTGCTGCCACAGGCTGTCTCCACGTGGGTGGCGGCAGGCAACGACGTCAACGACGTGGCGATGATCCGTGCGGCAGACGTCGGTATCACCGTCGGGGACGGCCTGGAGGGGGTCAGGGCGAGGAGGCAGACGGTCCGCGTCCCCTCGCGCCCCGGTGCGGTGGTGTCCGTCCTGGAGCGGATGCTGGGCCTGTAG
- a CDS encoding NUDIX hydrolase: MRSDAEEGQPLVKCAAAIVRDDRVLLIRKRGTTALISPGGKLEAGESHLDCLRRELSEELGASLASATYFGTYEDVSVFDQGRSITIVVYICDIAGDPQPHSEIEALEWLPVTCLPGGESTFQRRVIPDIARASGRC, from the coding sequence GTGCGGTCTGACGCGGAGGAGGGACAGCCTCTTGTTAAGTGCGCTGCGGCCATCGTCCGTGACGACCGTGTGCTGCTTATCCGCAAGCGTGGCACGACCGCCCTTATATCTCCCGGGGGTAAGTTGGAGGCAGGGGAGTCCCACCTCGACTGCCTTCGTCGCGAGCTCTCCGAGGAACTGGGCGCCTCGCTGGCGTCGGCCACCTACTTCGGCACCTACGAGGACGTCTCTGTCTTCGACCAGGGCAGGTCGATCACCATTGTCGTCTATATATGCGATATCGCCGGTGACCCGCAGCCCCACTCTGAGATTGAGGCGCTGGAGTGGCTGCCCGTGACCTGTCTGCCTGGCGGCGAGTCCACCTTTCAGCGTCGGGTCATCCCCGATATCGCGAGAGCGAGCGGCCGGTGCTGA
- a CDS encoding response regulator transcription factor — MTGGRDTARPLRVLVVGAESPSSRVLETGLGGDPRFEVVDHVSDGGQALGALSEWAVDLVLLDWDSTDLGATAVLESLQHSDNGVRAAVMTAYRSEAVLQDAVEAGVVAFVDKNMGWSPRLGDQLLRAAEGQVVLSDWPGDLLEALVQDPREREDGSDGETGGSSDTGGSDTGGHGSGDAGSGGGDVSSTATAIPSRLVPVYQGILDGLTNRGIARRTGLSEGTVRIYVSELLTLLGCQSRTEVVIHGLGRL; from the coding sequence ATGACCGGAGGAAGAGATACAGCCAGGCCCTTGCGGGTGCTTGTCGTTGGTGCCGAGTCCCCCTCGTCCCGTGTCCTGGAGACCGGCCTGGGAGGGGACCCCCGCTTTGAGGTGGTGGACCACGTCAGCGACGGGGGCCAGGCGCTAGGAGCCCTGTCTGAGTGGGCCGTGGACCTGGTCCTGCTGGACTGGGACAGCACCGACCTGGGTGCTACGGCAGTGCTGGAGAGCCTGCAGCACTCAGACAATGGCGTACGCGCGGCTGTCATGACCGCATACAGGAGCGAGGCGGTCCTCCAGGATGCGGTCGAGGCGGGTGTCGTGGCCTTCGTGGACAAGAACATGGGCTGGTCCCCTCGCCTGGGCGACCAGCTCCTGCGGGCGGCGGAGGGCCAGGTGGTGCTGTCTGACTGGCCTGGCGACCTCCTTGAGGCACTTGTCCAGGACCCACGGGAGAGGGAGGATGGCAGCGACGGTGAGACAGGTGGTAGCAGCGACACGGGTGGCAGTGATACAGGCGGTCACGGGTCTGGTGATGCGGGGTCCGGGGGTGGCGACGTCAGCAGCACCGCCACCGCGATACCTTCTCGTCTGGTCCCGGTCTACCAGGGGATCCTGGACGGACTGACCAACCGGGGGATCGCCCGCCGCACCGGGCTCAGCGAGGGCACTGTGCGCATCTACGTCTCCGAGCTGCTCACCCTGCTGGGCTGCCAGTCGCGCACAGAGGTCGTCATCCACGGCCTTGGGCGCCTCTGA
- a CDS encoding ATP-binding cassette domain-containing protein has protein sequence MALRGRVLGLLGPNGAGKITLLSIAGCVLAPALGRVAVMGERVSDTATARRARGSIGFLPQNPSWVPSFTCRETLSTQPG, from the coding sequence CTGGCGCTTCGGGGGCGGGTCCTCGGCCTGTTGGGACCCAACGGTGCGGGCAAGATCACGCTGCTGTCGATCGCGGGCTGCGTCCTGGCTCCGGCGTTGGGTCGGGTTGCCGTTATGGGGGAGCGGGTGAGCGACACCGCCACCGCCCGTCGTGCCAGGGGCTCGATCGGGTTCCTGCCGCAGAACCCGTCCTGGGTGCCGTCGTTCACCTGCCGTGAGACGTTGAGTACGCAGCCTGGCTGA